A region of the Salvelinus sp. IW2-2015 linkage group LG34, ASM291031v2, whole genome shotgun sequence genome:
agtgacgcctttagcactgagatgcagtgccttagaccgctgcgccactcgggattgtgtgtattgttttgtattacttGGTAttaattactgcactgttggagctagaaacacaagcatttggctgcacctgcgatagcatctgcaaatctgtgtatgcgaccagtgaactttgatttgattagatttgttaAAGCGCTGTCGGGTGAATGCAGAATAGGgtgaaaaccacacatacacagaccTCAACTAAGAATCTGCATTAACTTGATAAACTGCATTCATTTTCTCATTAAAAGTGTCTtaggaaaaaaaaaataagttggTGAATGGATGTATAAAATAGGCATTTGTGAACaactatatagcctacaccaatGGTCAATCTTCAACCAGTMAATCTTCAAGGCATTCcacaccaaacatttctgtagaaaaaccGATGATAAAGGCTGTGATAAAGGCTTGCGCTCCTTCTTTAAaattgtatatttgtgtgtgctgTTGGCGGTTAAGCAAAGtcttcccattttgaaccatttcatttgtctgaaaGGACAAACCTACCAGGCAGACCGagagatctgtggctaaatcgagTGCGCCTACTGcactggccaatcggatagctcaaatcactgtgCCTACAGAGCTTCCACAGtaaagtttgatactagcctacgTAAGActtaataacttttaaaaccatgaccacagagactgtcaaagaatacagtaaagagctgctgtttttatgagtgagttcatgtaaaacaattttaaaaagacATCTGCACCATTGCAAAACATAAAACGCTCTTCTCTACTACTTCCACTCGCgatgcagctgcaatgaatgagtagccaagtgtattGCTAGCCCTgcgttttttattattattagtccATCGTCGTGTCTATTTttagaggaatatttcactttctctggtcataggaacatgaatttgtgcatgaggcagatgcggccatcaggtggaagacggtgtcccctctctctgttcagtctCACCAGAGGAAAGGTAGGAGAGAGCAGTGACTGTGAGAAGTGGACCCTCTgctgttctctccctccactgagactaatgctgtgttcaaaacaactgggaactctgggaagaAATTGAGAATCTaactggatttttattttttcgAACGGTCATGAATTACAAGtcagaaactctggcatctttctagacctccgactttccaacctgaagatcactgacatgatTTGACCTGTTTTTTCCGCCGATTCCCATTTGTATATTGAAAGCACCATGAcaatcagatgcaggtaccatcagtccagtaaaataaaaaagcaaattatttcaatttatgcttAGCAAGttgctacaccaactgatctattttgtaaACAAAGCTTGACTTTtgaaatatggtctgagaagaacaatattggcaggccaggcatatagccagtatgctgtgataatgtattaggcctactgcacaaacctcattcttACAGAACTGTTAAGTAATGTTTAAAAACAATTCTGAGCGATAGATCAATGAAAGTGATCTTGAataggttggtgaccactggcctacacagtacaaacacaattttttttaggCACAATGcctggatgcaatattctacccaggaatattcaacactgaaatctgtgACTCTTGTTAATCAACATTTTCTTCTGACAACAATGAAAGTTAATCTTTTAATGCAGGGTTTGATCTAAACGTCAGAAGCTATCGAGTCAAATGGttactttctatgttatagagtggaatggtttttctgctggtgtatcctgaggtagctcttCTCTGAAAATCTCTTCCCGCAGGGCGTACAGGCGAACAGCCTCGCTTCAGTGTGGATCTTCAAGTGCATCTTCAgatggtgctggtgggagaacctcttctcacactgggggcagctgtaaggtctctctcctgtgtggaccctctggtgcctcttcaggtcaccagcctgggcgaaacacatgtgacactgggtacagctgaagggtttctcccctgtgtgtaccctctggtgcctcttcaggttgccAGCCTGGGCGAAGCGCATAGAACACTGGGTACAGCTAAAGGGTTTCACCCCCTGTTTTTTGCCAGATGTTGCTCCCCCTCCCAAAGCCTGGGCTCTAGCCCTGTCTTTTGAGTTCAATGCCTGATCCAAAAGGGCGCAGCTGTGTGAATCAGAAGGCCCCATTGACGTGGACACTGGGTCGCGATCCCGGAACGGGTGGACGACGTTtggatttgtctctaagctttccctgtaatctaagaaatctctgcctTGTGAGTGTCCGTCTCCTAGGTGActatctgcattccatgtgggaggagcgttgccctccactttcacagtcacttcGTCTACGACTATAACCTctcctttcttatctaggcacccttcagagtatacactactgctgtaccggttccagtcccctctagacagatcaTTCTGTGTCTCTAAATCCAAGGATACgttgccagggtccatctctgtagcgTAAGTACAAGACAGGTCATCAACGCCAGTGTATAACACCTCACCATCTCCACRAGAATGAACCGTCCTCTGGACCTGGTGAAATATCGGTAAGTATTCTGAGCCGGGAACAGGAGGACAGCCCACTGGCCCCAGCCCAAGTATCTCTGGGTCTGAcctgtggtcagatcctgtgtgtaagagcctgtgtgttacagttaaagtctcAGTGTccgtctctgacttgaggacagCGTTTGGCGTTCCACAGACCTCCGTGACGCTGCGTTGGGAACTGGACTGCGCTGGAGCGGTGTCCTCTGTGGCAACAGGGCGCGCTCCAGTCGGTCCAGACTGGATGTCTCTGCTTTGCtgtgggtcctcctctccttcagacctctccagcttgaccccaggaccagcagcctctgcatctgcagtctgacacaagaagagaggaggttgTTACCAGTAAATTAGTAAAATTGGATAAATGTTGTAGGGAAGAAAGTTTCACAAGCTCCCTTATGGCAGATAAATAaggatgtacatgtaagcaagtgaatagcCGGCCACATTTGATTCACAAAGTAACTGTAGTTTTTTTTATGTAACACTATTACACAAACCTCTTTCACGATAATGGGCTGGGTTGAGRttccactcccctcatcaggagtgattggttggtcatctctccatgtattgtgtcccaCTGGCTTCACAAaactcctgtggcctccagtgagatgtccttcacctgagagagtgattgggggaaaAGAGATGGTTASgttagctaatgttagctaatgcTCAACGCTATATTGTACTCTATTGACAGTTTTGACACTGACTATAATTGGTAAGAATGTAAGATAACGCTTCTCATAAATTATTGATATACTATTTATTGAGAAATGTATTATGTTTGATGCATCACAATGTTTTCATTGAGTTAATAATAGGACATGCAGTAAATCAAGAATTTGATAAGAATATGGTTAGAATATCATATTGTGTCTTTGCTCAAGATAGTTAAGTAATCAGGCGAATTATTGCATACTATCTCAGGCGAATTATTGCATACTATCCAAAAAATGACCAAGACCCAATTCTGAGTAACACATCTGAACACATGTGCAGAGGTGAACGGTGCGACAGGCACTGAGCTATATATGAACCGCGACAGTCCGCACAAGCTCGGCCTTCTGCAACATGTAcagtacctcttgccattcctctgtagcggtcgaggatcttgacactactgggacgactggTGAGGACGCGCTCCCGTGTTACCCTCAGTTCtagtagctgtagtttcctccgcaatgccctgttttctttctggctttgagacatttccaaacgaaacactgcatagtcgtcatCKacgagtttacagatctctgccacggctgcatttgctagcacctccatgatggaggctatttgagtgtgaaaaaccatactgTTAGCCAttattagctaacgttatgtgctaactagctggctagcgtTACCTCGATAATCGATAACATCTGTCAACCAAGTGCTGTAAGTATGTGATGTTGTGCAGTTAAATTGTTCATTTTGAGTTCCATGGTGTTAATAMACGTATATATAACAACAACTCTAACGTGGAAATTGGTCTTGGTCGCTGTTCTTTTCCGGATACACTTCTTCTTTGGGTTTTATGTCGAACTACACGCAAAAAGGTGTATTGTCGCCACCAACTGTGCggaatgaaataaaagatcccaaaataCTAAATTAATGTGGATARAAATACTGACTACCCGAAAATCTCTCATCAACATGATCCTTTCTTCATCTGTTTAAATCAATAATCCATGtctgatccctacacaggctctgCAATAACCCTTGTAAATCTTCCGCTGTGAAACACTAAAGACCCATATACTTTTCCTGCTGCAGCCACAATGAGTTCCTTTCTACTTGAGCTGTGCAGTTTCACAGCTGCAATGAAAGCCACAAAATCCACTTTCTTTACATACAGCAAGTCTGGTTCTCTTGGTTGACAAATAGGCCTATTGACTATGAGCATTGGTGCATGAACTACAGTACCATTTCTTCAACTTCACTTGCTCACTCAATTATGTTGATTGCCTCCGCATAGGAGCTCTGATGTATCGCCCTAACTTTTTCCACCTCAAcctccttcacccttacagggcactccGCGAACTCTGGGCCATGATCCCAACCACAATTGCAACAAGGCCATTCTTCACTCTGATCTGTATACTCCACCcgtctgcacacacttgaaacatggccaTATCCTATACAATTTTTACACTAATGTTTTGGTGATAAAAGCTCTTGCTGCGTAACTCATATACCCCAGCTTCACATGCGTAAGGAGGTGCTCATCATCAAAAAACAATAGAACCGACTAACTTTCTTCCAATCTTCTTTCCACCATGCAGGTCAAGCGACGGGCACTAACCATACCTGGGATTCCTGTCACAAGGTTTTCCTCCTGAACTTCCATCGACACCCTGGAGACACCCTACTCCGGAGTTCAAAGMACGATACTTCAGGTGACTCGATTCTTGTGAGACCCACTGccctcttcctctgttcctcagACACAAAATGAATTAAGCccactcctggtcactctgaTTGAACTTTTACCAACATATGATTCACCCTCTTCGAGACCCCAAACGGATATCCCAGATAAACATCATCAAAAAATCTCATCCCAACAAGAAACGAATCCTTGTCGGATATATTATCATCCCCTTCAATTATTGACACTTTTTCATTCCATTCTTCGACACTACTGttgtcctttcctctccttcaacTCCACTCGAAGCACTTTTCATTTCAAACTCGGTATTCACTTCTGCCATCACCGACGGCTACCTCTGttgacttcttcttcttctatgatataatggcggtccgcaaacaaactTTAGCTCAACATTTCTAATCCTCCTACCTAAGTAATTctaagaaaatgtaaaaaagccCTACTAACTTTAAATAGACCCTCCCCCATCCTACAAACCCCGTTCAGCCTCAATAACCCTATACATCGACCATACACTTcagacacaaaccattcacatgctTGGCAAACAGATGTAATGTACTAGGCGCTATCGGGCAAaaaccccctcctccttcctaaTCTGACTTTTAAATCTTGGTCCACCGACTTTTCTTCGGAGGGCATATAAATGCTGACCCTTGGTCTCAGAGTCCTatctcttctgccacacatcAATCAAAATGGCTTTGATCCTACATTTGGCCTCACCTCTAACCAGTGGAACATTAATATMAATTACATCTTGTTGCAAAGCTCTTTTGGCTATCTGGTCTACAATTTCATTCCCTTCCTCAACCGAATGGAATCTCACTACTATACCTAGGTTCTCAATTCTCCATAATAATATTAATKCCTCCAATAGTACATCACTCCTATTCAATTTGCCAGatgataaactattcaatacagacaGGGAATCTGAGCATACTATAATTCTGACAGGTTGTACATCCTCCACAGTTCAACTGAGTATACGGAAAGTTCCTCTGTTAGTCttctacatatctgcacataaAATTCAGGAACGTAAACGCCTGCTCCTGTGCACGTACTATCTGGGTCCTTGGATTCATCTGTGAAAAGCTGTAAAAATGCATAAAAACTAATACCAATGTAATTGTCAACCAGTTTCCCTATATCACTGACTTCTGACCTATCTTTTCTTTTCTCTACCAAGGTTAGATCAACAACAGGATCTAGGAGTAACCACTGAGGAACATCCCCTATCACCACAGAAGGGCCAACCTCCAACTCCCTCAGACCACTCATCAGCAAGCTTTCCAACTGTCCAACCAAAACCACTGCCTTGTCTCGTAGTATATTCCcaacagtcatctagaacagtaGCAGTGGGATGGTCAACCTCACAGCCTTTCAGCCTAACCCAATAAGCTAATGACCATTTTTTACACTGAATATCCAAAAGCATCTCACCTACCTCCACTAGTAAGGCACATACAGATGTTGATTTAAATGCACCAATGCATATCCTTAAAGCTATATACTGGATTCTGTCCAGCCTCTGAAGCCAAGTCTTCGCCGCTGTTCCCTAAACTATACACCCGTAATCAATTGTCGTTCTGATCAGAGCTCTATAAATATACATCAACGATTATCTGTCAGCACCACATTCATAACCAGAGACCAAGCGCATAAGATTCACCACCTTCTTACACTTTGTTTCAACATTTATAACATATGATATTTACATGTATATCGCTCATTGAACCATAGACCCAAATATTTGTACTTMGAAACCCTCCCCATAGGCTGTCCATACAGAAACAACTGTATATTATCAGCAACTTTCTTCTTAGAGAAGAGCATACAGCAAGACTTTCACCACTGACAATTTATAACCCCAGTCAATTGACCATCTTTCAAAATCCACTATAGCTTGTTGAATAGATTTGGTCACATGAGAGATATTCCTTGCCCCCTTCCAAATAGCTCTATCATCAGCATATAGGTAAGCCCCAATACCCCTAACAACATTCAAAAACACATCGTTAATCATAATATTGAACAAAATAGGACTGATAGCACTGCCTTGAGGAATACCATTGTCAACTCCACAGGCATCAGATAAAATGGATCCTATTTTAACTAAAAAAAGAGYGATTCAATAAGAACACAAACTCAGCTGTATATTCTCCCACCAATACCAAGTCTATCYATCTTAATCACATTTATGCCTTTTCAATGTCAAAAAAGACAGTAGCCATTACTTCATGACCAGAGTTTTTTCAACTTCATTGCTCACCTTTACTAATGCATCCAAAGTATGATCTACCTTTATGGAATCCACTTTGCCATTGACTCAATAAAAATCTATGTTCCAGGAAATATGACAATCATCAGTTCACACAATTTAGAGATCAGTGCTATTGGTCTGTAACTATCAGCACATGAAGAGTCCTTACCAGGCTTTACAAAAGGTAATATTACTGCACGTTTACAAACAGAAGGTATAACCCCCTCACTCCAAATCATATGAAATAATCCAGGCAGAACATGTATGACCTCATCAGGTAGATGCTTAAACATTCCATAGCACAACTGATCATGACCTGGGGCTGTATATCCAGAGCCTATTAAGGCTGAACACATCTCATGTGTGGTAAAAACTGCATCCAAAGAAGAGTCAACAGTATCCCTTTTCTTATACACATTAACATGAGCATTTAAAATCTCACACCGGTGTtgcttatatacagttgaagtcaaaagtttacatacacttaggttggagtcattaaaactagtttttcaatcactccacaaatttcttRTTAACAAACTAKagttttggcaagtcggttaggacatctactttgtgcttgacacaagtcatttttccaacaattgtttacagacagattatttaacttataattcactttatcacaattccagtgggtcagaagtttacatacactaagttgactgtgcctttaaacagcttagaaaattccagaaaatgatgtcatggatttagaggcttctgataggctaattgacatMatttgagtcaattggaggtgtacctgtggatgtatttggaagtcttaccttcaaactcagtggctctttgctgacatcattggaaaatcaaaagaaatcgccaaaaattgtagacctctacaagtgtggttcatccttgggagcaatttccaaatgcctgaaagtaccacgttcatctgtacaaacaatagtatgcaagttaaaacccatgggaccacgcgccgtcataccgctcaggaaggagaagcgttcttctcctagagatgaacgactttggtgcgaaaagtgcaaatcaatcccag
Encoded here:
- the LOC111958309 gene encoding uncharacterized protein, giving the protein MANSMVFHTQIASIMEVLANAAVAEICKLVDDDYAVFRLEMSQSQKENRALRRKLQLLELRVTRERVLTSRPSSVKILDRYRGMARGEGHLTGGHRSFVKPVGHNTWRDDQPITPDEGSGXSTQPIIVKETADAEAAGPGVKLERSEGEEDPQQSRDIQSGPTGARPVATEDTAPAQSSSQRSVTEVCGTPNAVLKSETDTETLTVTHRLLHTGSDHRSDPEILGLGPVGCPPVPGSEYLPIFHQVQRTVHSXGDGEVLYTGVDDLSCTYATEMDPGNVSLDLETQNDLSRGDWNRYSSSVYSEGCLDKKGEVIVVDEVTVKVEGNAPPTWNADSHLGDGHSQGRDFLDYRESLETNPNVVHPFRDRDPVSTSMGPSDSHSCALLDQALNSKDRARAQALGGGATSGKKQGVKPFSCTQCSMRFAQAGNLKRHQRVHTGEKPFSCTQCHMCFAQAGDLKRHQRVHTGERPYSCPQCEKRFSHQHHLKMHLKIHTEARLFACTPCGKRFSEKSYLRIHQQKNHSTL